Proteins encoded in a region of the Zea mays cultivar B73 chromosome 4, Zm-B73-REFERENCE-NAM-5.0, whole genome shotgun sequence genome:
- the LOC103655987 gene encoding uncharacterized protein → MGHGFISWPRRLCLPHGAFLCAPLPGAELPHAQISPLLLQLALSSSSSSPWPGPSLASAPTSPAAPSRGPSHVHSPSPISHGRTAPLSRARPLTGRFPSRELWRRLPLRARLWSSPDPKLRSPVAVELAQVRSSSTFGLCSSQPMPISLQLQAELVSTTPAASRRPWCFPWRPSGYASLCLWSCSLSNAITSPTATLSPFFKSPSPLLGPLATTVVERCSTSSMHEQQQPRASSASCHRPARWNAAASSTRSAMPAHHRRNPRNRVDSQQHVVDLESLALWSTMPSIDVVPCASLAQQKPHS, encoded by the coding sequence ATGGGCCACGGCTTTATCTCCTGGCCACGTCGCCTCTGTCTCCCTCATGGCGCCTTCCTCTGTGCGCCTCTCCCTGGGGCTGAGCTCCCTCACGCTCAGATCTCTCCCTTGCTCCTGCAGCTCGCCCTCTCTTCctcaagctcgtccccatggccCGGTCCCAGCTTGGCCTCTGCTCCAACTTCCCCAGCCGCACCCAGCCGAGGTCCCTCCCACGTGCACAGCCCCTCACCCATCTCCCATGGCCGCACCGCTCCTCTCTCTCGCGCTCGGCCTCTCACCGGCAGATTCCCTAGTCGTGAGCTCTGGCGCCGGCTGCCCCTTCGTGCTCGTCTCTGgagctcgcccgaccccaagctaCGCTCGCCCGTGGCCGTCGAACTTGCTCAAGTCCGGTCATCCTCAACCTTCGGTCTTTGCTCATCCCAGCCGATGCCCATCTCCCTCCAACTCCAAGCCGAGCTCGTCTCCACTACTCCAGCTGCAAGCCGCCGGCCATGGTGCTTTCCCTGGCGGCCATCCGGTTATGCGTCGTTGTGCCTTTGGTCTTGCTCATTGTCGAACGCCATTACCTCGCCGACCGCGACCCTATCTCCGTTCTTCAAGTCGCCCAGCCCTCTGTTGGGTCCGCTAGCGACGACCGTCGTAGAGCGCTGCTCGACCTCCTCCATGCACGAACAGCAGCAACCTCGAGCCTCCTCTGCGTCGTGCCATCGACCCGCTCGATGGAATGCCGCAGCGAGCTCTACCCGATCTGCAATGCCTGCGCACCATCGTCGAAATCCCCGCAACCGTGTTGATTCGCAACAACACGTCGTCGATCTAGAATCC